A window from Citrus sinensis cultivar Valencia sweet orange chromosome 3, DVS_A1.0, whole genome shotgun sequence encodes these proteins:
- the LOC102627362 gene encoding uncharacterized protein LOC102627362: MDESSEEQQQQQPTAMKECMHKTKAIQFLGRTTPIILQNDNGPCPLLAICNVLLLRNNLTLSPDTGEISQEKLLSLVAERLIDSNSNVNNKDAGYVENQQQNIADAIDLLPRLATGIDVNIKFRRIDDFEFTPECAIFDLLDIPLYHGWIVDPQDYDTANAIGSKSYNAIMGELVALETMGGDCKSNSEEDCVDFAAATTATLGVPSPCLSKARSFDDSPRSVSDQQTLRKGDLEEEEELLRALKLSESDVPSSPGNSVLANVNGATMPVSSDESTCSNMDVPADSVHTLERRTVVESESFHQPESSISGNGIVLSNDDNKIKMEAFGSTAGEEASSPLKADGSMKLDQPSKMESVAHNISKDLVEKKSVQKLVQIEETILFSPGKDTATVVETQVEISQGGKEVENEPTSTNVHEPVDNLNRCSTTEVLCLSVHNGDSDSSSGRIQLSDVPENFTSSVDGSEPIYEGEECILDSGTAMYEDREPVYEGEVILAEQADKSTLDACNVWSKDEITQQQGELIKSFLKSNANQLTFYGLFCLQDGLKERELCVFFRNNHFSTMFKYDGELYLLATDQGYINQPDLVWEKLNEVNGDTLFMTSNFNEFKVESHANDSWDEHGAMASTADYLAHYDTATHGGSDMNSDLQLAIALQQQEFEQQPQRPNVQQQQPPVTGSSKLITGPQVARASGRGSSSSTKSDGKSKEKCSIM, translated from the exons aTGGATGAATCCAGCGAGGAacagcaacagcaacaaccAACAGCGATGAAAGAGTGCATGCACAAAACGAAGGCTATACAGTTCTTAGGTCGAACGACACCAATTATTCTGCAAAACGACAATGGACCTTGTCCTCTCCTTGCCATCT GTAATGTTCTTCTGTTGAGGAACAATCTGACTTTGAGTCCAGATACAGGGGAAATATCACAAGAGAAATTGCTTTCGCTGGTGGCTGAACGGCTTATTGATTCTAACAGTAATGTCAAT AATAAAGATGCTGGGTATGTTGAAAATCAGCAGCAGAATATTGCGGATGCTATTGATTTGCTTCCGCGCCTTGCAACTGGAATTgatgtaaatataaaatttaggaG GATAGATGATTTTGAGTTTACACCAGAGTGTGCGATATTTGATCTACTTGACATCCCCCTCTATCATGGTTGGATAGTTGATCCCCAG GATTATGATACGGCTAATGCAATTGGGTCCAAGTCCTACAATGCTATTATGGGGGAGCTTGTAGCCCTGGAAACTATGGGAGGTGACTGTAAAAGTAACTCTGAAGAAGATTGTGTTGATTTTGCTGCTGCAACAACTGCAACTTTAGGAGTTCCTTCTCCATGCCTTTCTAAAGCCAgatcttttgatgattctccACGTTCTGTATCTGATCAGCAAACATTAAGAAAGGGGgatcttgaagaagaagaagagctaTTGAGAGCCTTGAAATTGTCAGAGTCTGACGTACCTAGTTCACCGGGCAATTCAGTTTTAGCTAATGTTAACGGTGCCACTATGCCTGTCAGTTCTGATGAAAGTACATGTTCCAACATGGATGTTCCTGCAGATTCTGTACATACATTAGAGCGACGCACTGTTGTAGAAAGTGAAAGTTTTCATCAGCCAGAATCTTCCATATCAGGTAATGGCATTGTCTTGAGCAATGAtgataataagataaaaatggAAGCTTTTGGGAGTACTGCTGGGGAAGAAGCAAGTTCACCCTTGAAGGCAGATGGTAGTATGAAGCTTGATCAGCCATCTAAAATGGAATCTGTAGCACATAATATTTCTAAAGATCTGGTTGAGAAGAAAAGTGTTCAAAAATTGGTCCAGATTGAGGaaacaattcttttttctcctgGAAAGGATACTGCAACTGTGGTGGAGACACAAGTAGAAATTTCCCAAGGTGGCAAAGAAGTTGAGAATGAACCCACTTCTACCAATGTTCATGAGCCAGTTGATAATCTAAATAGGTGTAGCACAACTGAAGTTTTGTGTCTCTCTGTTCACAATGGAGATTCAGATTCATCTAGTGGCAGAATACAACTCAGTGATGTGCCTGAAAACTTTACCTCAAGTGTTGATGGCAGTGAACCCATATATGAAGGAGAGGAATGCATATTAGATTCAGGAACTGCAATGTATGAAGACCGAGAGCCTGTGTATGAAGGCGAGGTGATTCTTGCTGAGCAAGCCGACAAAAGCACTTTGGATGCCTGTAATGTTTGGTCTAAGGATGAAATCACTCAACAACAAG gGGAACTTATTAAGAGCTTTTTGAAGAGCAATGCCAATCAACTGACTTTTTATGG GCTTTTCTGTTTACAAGATGGTCTTAAGGAAAGAGAACTTTGTGTTTTCTTCCGTAATAATCACTTCAGCACCATGTTTAAG tATGATGGCGAGCTTTATCTTTTAGCTACGGACCAAGGGTACATAAATCAGCCTGATTTGGTTTGGGAGAAACTGAATGAG GTCAATGGGGATACATTGTTTATGACGAGCAACTTCAATGAATTTAAAGTAGAAAGTCATGCGAATGACTCATGGGATGAACATGGTGCTATGGCCAGTACTGCT GACTATCTTGCCCATTATGATACTGCCACACACGGAGGGTCAGATATGAA TTCTGATCTACAACTGGCAATAGCTCTTCAACAACAAGAGTTTGAGCAACAGCCACAACGTCCTAATGTGCAGCAACAGCAGCCACCCGTTACTGGCAGTTCAAAATTGATAACTGGTCCCCAG GTGGCAAGAGCCAGTGGTAGAGGTTCATCTTCCTCGACTAAGTCTGATGGAAAATCAAAGGAGAAGTGTAGTataatgtga
- the LOC102627657 gene encoding homeobox protein HD1 produces the protein MQEPSLGVMGSSSSGGGGGGGDVSGHHDQTATVQLIKAEIASHPLYEQLLAAHVSCLRVATPIDQLPLIDAQLAQSHHVLRSYGSLQQANNNNNHSLSPHERQELDNFLAQYLIVLCTFKEQLQQHVRVHAVEAVMGCREIENTLQALTGVSLGEGTGATMSDDEDDLHMDFSLDQSASDSHDLMGFGPLLPTETERSLMERVRQELKIELKQGFKSRIEDVREEILRKRRAGKLPGDTTSVLKNWWQQHSKWPYPTEDDKAKLVEETGLQLKQINNWFINQRKRNWHSNSQSVTSLKSKRKR, from the exons ATGCAAGAACCGAGCTTAGGGGTAATGGGTAGTAGCAGCAGCGGCGGCGGAGGCGGCGGCGGTGACGTGTCCGGTCATCACGACCAAACAGCAACTGTTCAACTCATCAAAGCAGAAATAGCAAGTCACCCGTTATACGAACAACTATTAGCAGCGCACGTGTCTTGTCTCCGTGTAGCTACCCCGATTGATCAGTTGCCTCTTATTGATGCACAGTTAGCTCAGTCCCACCACGTTCTCAGGTCTTATGGTTCTCTTCAACaagctaataataataataaccactctctctctccccaTGAAAGGCAGGAGCTCGACAACTTCTTG GCACAGTATTTGATAGTATTGTGTACTTTCAAAGAGCAGCTTCAGCAGCACGTCAGAGTCCATGCCGTTGAAGCTGTCATGGGCTGCCGTGAAATTGAGAATACTTTGCAAGCTCTCACCG GAGTATCATTGGGTGAAGGGACAGGCGCAACAATGTCTGACGATGAGGATGACCTACATATGGATTTCTCTCTTGATCAATCTGCTTCTGATAGTCATGATTTGATGGGTTTTGGTCCATTACTTCCTACTGAAACTGAAAGGTCTCTTATGGAAAGAGTTAGACAGGAGTTGAAGATTGAACTGAAGCAG GGTTTTAAATCAAGAATTGAAGATGTAAGAGAGGAAATATTGAGAAAAAGAAGGGCCGGAAAATTGCCCGGTGACACAACTTCAGTGCTCAAGAATTGGTGGCAGCAACACTCCAAATGGCCATACCCAACT GAAGATGACAAGGCAAAGCTAGTGGAGGAGACAGGCTTGCAGCTAAAGCAAATCAACAACTGGTTCATCAACCAGAGGAAGCGCAACTGGCACAGCAACTCCCAGTCTGTGACGTCTTTAAAGTCAAAGCGCAAAAGGTAG
- the LOC102622962 gene encoding L-type lectin-domain containing receptor kinase VIII.2-like: MQTLNSSIRLKSYYCFPTTNLMESHLCYLWLLISSFTYFCLLNKLLAHSLFHVHHHPGIRTNVTKHLFFSNFTSNYEIKLLGNASISQDKGFIQIPDPSPAVDHAYQAGRAINSSPIRLLDPLTATPASFQTTFSFQFTTTNNSFSGSGGNGLAFVIVPDEFTVGRAGPWLGIVNDACEHYKVFAVEFDNSYDPNFGDPNDDHVGINLGTAVSFKTSDSSESNASLHHDDVVHRAWIRYDGHRNWIEIYLGVDGDTVPSQPLLSSSLNLSPLLNEYMFVGFSASTGDSSQIHSILSWEFFSTSQAMLNEPPSHICRQNIAHQVSKYSMTNQISRPSSFLIFLCLFGLFVVTFLNLYCNSNRSSGSGSTLAFVFPDGKQRPVPPSKPRRFEILELYRATKRFSKMEVLASDTRGVLYRGTLPNGCYVAVKRFSSNEFLHLSRLDWTRVLKRISSITTNVPCHPNLAPIRGWCCDNRETIIVYDYYQNGSLDRWLFGVGVLPWSRRFELIKDVAESLSFLHSKELTHGNLKSSSVFLDVNCKAVLGDYGFFMGSVSSKKADVFGFGMLVLEIVSGKRTELEEEITDVLGFAWAMHEKGEMVNVINERMKSNMNFEQAIRVLEIGLVCTLCEGNIGIGRPSMEEVGHFLNMKKQIPKLPSRRPAELLPENYDGFSV; this comes from the coding sequence ATGCAAACTTTAAATAGCAGTATAAGACTCAAATCTTACTACTGCTTTCCAACCACCAATTTAATGGAGTCTCACTTATGCTATCTTTGGCTCTTAATCTCTTCATTCACATACTTTTGCCTCTTAAACAAACTTCTAGCACACTCACTCTTTCATGTACATCACCATCCTGGAATTCGAACAAACGTAACCAAACAtcttttcttctcaaatttCACTTCAAATTATGAAATCAAGCTCCTAGGAAATGCATCAATCTCACAAGATAAGGGTTTCATTCAAATCCCTGATCCTTCCCCAGCAGTTGATCATGCCTACCAAGCCGGCCGAGCCATCAACTCTTCTCCCATCCGACTCTTAGACCCTCTCACAGCCACCCCAGCTTCCTTCCAAACCACCTTCTCCTTCCAATTCACCACCACAAATAATTCATTCTCAGGCAGCGGCGGCAACGGCCTGGCCTTTGTAATTGTCCCTGATGAGTTCACGGTAGGCAGAGCGGGGCCGTGGCTAGGCATTGTTAACGACGCATGTGAACATTACAAGGTCTTCGCTGTTGAATTTGACAACAGCTATGACCCAAATTTTGGCGACCCGAATGATGACCATGTTGGTATCAATCTTGGTACTGCCGTTTCTTTCAAGACCTCCGATTCTTCAGAATCCAACGCTTCACTTCATCATGATGATGTAGTTCACCGAGCTTGGATAAGGTATGATGGCCACCGAAATTGGATTGAAATTTATCTTGGAGTAGATGGAGATACTGTGCCATCACAGCCATTGTTATCATCTTCCCTTAATCTTTCTCCTCTTTTAAACGAATATATGTTTGTTGGTTTCTCTGCTTCTACTGGAGATTCATCGCAAATACACAGTATATTATCGTGGGAATTTTTCTCTACGAGTCAAGCAATGCTTAATGAACCTCCGAGTCACATCTGCCGCCAAAATATTGCTCACCAAGTGTCCAAATATTCGATGACAAATCAAATAAGCAGACCAAGCagtttcttgatttttttgtgtttatttggGCTGTTCGTGGTAACTTTTCTGAATCTTTACTGCAACAGTAATCGCAGTAGTGGCAGTGGAAGTACCCTGGCTTTTGTCTTTCCTGATGGGAAACAGAGGCCAGTCCCACCAAGCAAACCTCGCCGGTTTGAGATTCTTGAACTTTACAGGGCCACTAAACGATTTAGCAAAATGGAAGTGTTGGCTAGTGACACAAGAGGGGTTCTTTACAGAGGAACTCTGCCTAATGGATGTTATGTGGCAGTGAAAAGATTCTCATCAAATGAGTTTCTACACTTGTCGAGACTGGATTGGACTCGAGTTCTCAAACGAATCTCTTCAATAACTACTAATGTACCGTGCCACCCAAATTTGGCTCCAATTCGAGGGTGGTGTTGTGACAATCGCGAGACGATTATTGTGTATGACTATTATCAAAACGGAAGCCTTGATAGGTGGTTATTTGGTGTGGGTGTGCTTCCGTGGAGTCGGAGGTTCGAGCTGATAAAAGACGTCGCAGAGTCATTGAGCTTCCTGCATTCTAAAGAACTCACTCATGGAAACCTCAAGAGCAGCAGTGTGTTTCTCGACGTTAACTGCAAGGCCGTTTTGGGTGATTATGGTTTCTTTATGGGCTCCGTTTCGAGCAAGAAAGCGGATGTGTTTGGGTTTGGAATGCTGGTGTTAGAGATAGTATCAGGCAAAAGGACAGAATTAGAAGAAGAGATAACGGATGTGTTAGGGTTTGCATGGGCCATGCATGAGAAAGGAGAGATGGTCAATGTGATCAATGAAAGGATGAAATCAAATATGAACTTCGAGCAAGCGATAAGGGTTTTGGAGATTGGGTTAGTTTGCACTTTGTGTGAGGGCAATATTGGCATTGGTAGGCCATCAATGGAAGAAGTGGGTCACTTCTTGAACATGAAGAAACAGATTCCTAAGTTGCCATCCCGTCGGCCGGCCGAGTTGCTGCCGGAAAACTACGACGGCTTCTCCGTGTAG